The following are encoded in a window of Bacillus xiapuensis genomic DNA:
- a CDS encoding DUF1492 domain-containing protein translates to MMTAKEFLKQAYRLNELINSDLEELQNLRDLSRSVSSPVLDEKVSRTKSTDPPFEKYVIRIIDLEQQIQHEVERLIKLKSDIREAINQMENVDEKLLLRYRYINFLNWEEICVNLNVSMRTVHRLHSSALQHLKVPK, encoded by the coding sequence ATGATGACAGCTAAGGAATTCTTAAAACAGGCTTACCGTTTGAATGAATTGATTAACTCCGACCTTGAAGAGTTGCAAAACTTAAGGGATTTATCAAGAAGTGTTTCATCCCCTGTGCTTGATGAGAAAGTCAGTCGAACAAAGAGTACTGACCCACCCTTTGAAAAATATGTGATTAGGATAATAGATTTGGAGCAACAGATACAACATGAGGTTGAGCGATTAATAAAGTTGAAATCAGATATCCGTGAAGCGATTAACCAGATGGAAAACGTAGATGAGAAGCTGCTCCTTCGCTACCGATACATTAACTTTCTTAACTGGGAAGAAATCTGTGTCAATCTTAATGTTTCTATGAGAACCGTTCATAGACTTCATTCATCCGCTTTGCAACACTTAAAGGTTCCCAAATAA
- a CDS encoding phage antirepressor KilAC domain-containing protein, producing MDELVKINYENQRPTVLGRDLHEALEVKTAYKDWFPRMCEYGFEEGSDFSSFLSESTGGRPSIDHQLTIDMAKELCMIQRTPKGKECRQYFLEIERRWNSPEAIMARALQIANQQLTQVRKQNKVLEGTIAVQNQQIAEMKPKVSYYDVVLNCKDLISTSAIAKDYGKSAIWMNRYLNKKGVQFKQGGIWLLYQKYAEKGYTSTKTHSYLGSNGEQHTKVHTYWTQKGRLFIYELMKADGILPQIEMEGV from the coding sequence ATGGACGAATTAGTAAAAATCAATTATGAAAATCAACGACCAACCGTACTCGGTCGTGATTTACATGAAGCCTTGGAAGTAAAGACCGCTTATAAAGATTGGTTTCCAAGAATGTGTGAGTACGGATTTGAGGAAGGATCAGACTTTAGCTCATTTTTGAGCGAAAGTACTGGAGGCAGACCAAGCATTGACCATCAGTTAACAATTGACATGGCAAAAGAGCTATGCATGATACAGCGTACTCCAAAAGGGAAAGAGTGTCGCCAATACTTTCTTGAAATAGAAAGAAGATGGAATTCCCCAGAAGCAATCATGGCAAGGGCACTTCAGATTGCTAATCAACAGCTAACTCAAGTAAGGAAACAAAATAAAGTGCTTGAAGGTACGATTGCCGTTCAGAATCAGCAAATTGCAGAAATGAAACCGAAAGTCTCCTATTACGATGTAGTTTTAAATTGCAAAGACCTCATTTCCACCTCAGCAATTGCCAAAGATTACGGCAAGTCAGCTATTTGGATGAATCGCTATCTTAATAAAAAGGGTGTCCAGTTTAAACAAGGCGGCATCTGGCTTTTATATCAGAAGTATGCGGAAAAAGGCTACACCAGCACCAAGACACATAGCTACCTTGGCAGTAACGGTGAACAGCATACAAAGGTCCATACATATTGGACTCAAAAAGGCAGACTCTTCATTTACGAACTGATGAAGGCGGACGGTATTTTGCCTCAGATAGAAATGGAGGGTGTGTAA
- a CDS encoding GAP family protein — protein sequence MIETIEALMPSSSLDISSALMIISLCALIDILSPGVLTVTAYLLLTQPNQLSSRLFVFLFITQLGYFITGLLLYFGGNSLLKRIEQLSQFDFINWFYILLGAVLVLISFSKPKETTKKRLISFIPKNTTIKGMIILGIIVFLIEFVTALPYFYSIFLMNHQTIETTPAILIIIGYNLVMVLPSLLLLGVNIIFKERLQQFLIKIRSKLNEAPISSLLVATGVIGAVFFNIGLRGILN from the coding sequence TTGATCGAAACTATTGAAGCATTGATGCCTTCTTCATCATTAGACATTTCTTCAGCATTAATGATTATTTCTTTGTGTGCTTTAATTGATATTTTAAGTCCCGGTGTACTGACTGTAACAGCCTATTTATTACTGACACAACCGAATCAGTTATCTTCTCGTTTATTTGTGTTTTTATTCATCACGCAGTTAGGCTATTTCATCACGGGCTTATTACTCTACTTTGGTGGAAATTCATTATTGAAGAGAATAGAACAATTGTCTCAGTTTGACTTTATCAATTGGTTTTATATCCTACTTGGAGCAGTTCTTGTTCTAATAAGCTTCAGTAAACCAAAAGAGACTACAAAAAAACGTTTAATTTCATTTATCCCCAAAAATACAACAATTAAAGGGATGATTATACTAGGAATCATTGTTTTCCTAATTGAATTTGTAACGGCATTGCCTTACTTTTATTCAATCTTTTTAATGAATCATCAAACAATTGAGACTACACCTGCTATCTTAATAATAATTGGATACAATCTAGTAATGGTGCTTCCTTCTCTATTACTGTTAGGGGTTAATATTATATTTAAAGAAAGATTGCAACAATTTCTTATTAAAATCAGGTCAAAATTAAATGAAGCTCCAATCTCTTCACTCTTGGTAGCGACAGGAGTCATAGGTGCAGTTTTTTTTAATATCGGTCTTAGAGGCATTTTAAATTAG
- a CDS encoding VRR-NUC domain-containing protein, protein MLEKYIEKKLVAEVKKMGGIAAKFVSPGLDGMPDRLVLLPYGKMAFVELKASGKKPRLLQIRRIKQLQKLGFTCYVIDDVKRIGGILGEIQSS, encoded by the coding sequence ATGCTTGAAAAATATATCGAAAAGAAACTGGTAGCTGAGGTAAAAAAGATGGGAGGCATTGCGGCGAAGTTTGTTAGTCCAGGTTTAGATGGGATGCCAGACCGCCTTGTGCTTTTACCTTATGGGAAGATGGCTTTTGTGGAATTAAAGGCTTCCGGAAAGAAACCTCGCCTGTTACAGATTAGAAGAATAAAGCAATTACAGAAGTTAGGCTTTACCTGCTATGTCATTGATGATGTTAAGCGGATTGGAGGGATACTGGGTGAAATACAATCCTCATAA
- a CDS encoding virulence-associated E family protein: MKIAVGNSRMDRKWKNKDISWEDFCSRVKTTQRTTETVEEYRKLKKGQQDDIKDVGGFVGGHLKEGRRKKGNVLCRSLLTLDMDYGRPDIWEQISMLFDFKCCVYSTHKHTPENPRLRLIVPLAREISEEEYAAVGRMVAKEIGIDLFDDTTYEAHRLMYWPSTSSNGEFVYEEQEGALLDPDVYLSKYENWRDTTTWPVSSRQSEVINRSLKEQADPLLKEGVVGTFCRAYSVREAIDKFLGAVYEPSAMEGRYDYIPADSSAGVIIYDDKFAYSHHATDPASGLLLNAFDLVRIHKFGSLDDRASTTTAPGKMPSFVAMCEFAIKDEAVKAEFAKERQAQAEEEFSNEDWQTGLELDKQGRIKDTLDNIVLIIRHDEDLQHIAFNCHRDGIDAKGGLPWEQIKCGWNDSDNALLKVYLSSKYGVYSPTKTKDAVLAVASERAYHPVKEYLDSLPKWDGISRVEKLLIDYFGATDNSYTKAVIRKTMVAAVARIFRPGTKFDSVLILNGPQGIGKSTFFAKLAGDWFSDSLTITDMKDKSGAEKLQGYWLLELGELAGMRKTDVEVVKSFISRADDKYRASYGVNVESHPRQCVIVGSTNAESGFLRDITGNRRFWPVRISGNGKKKAWQMTKEEVQQIWAEALVLYEKGEKLYLEGDDVSMATSEQADAMETDEREGLVRTYLDTLLPDDWDTMSLYERRNFLGGSEFGGGTRVGTVKRTLVCNMEIWCECFGKEASMLKPSDSYAIGAIMRKISEWNKYTGNKNGIVTFPVYGKQRAYSRVEEQR; encoded by the coding sequence ATGAAAATTGCAGTGGGCAATAGCCGGATGGACAGGAAATGGAAAAACAAAGATATCTCCTGGGAGGATTTTTGCTCCCGTGTAAAGACAACCCAACGTACCACAGAAACGGTAGAAGAATATCGGAAACTTAAAAAAGGTCAGCAAGATGATATCAAAGATGTTGGTGGCTTTGTCGGAGGACATTTAAAAGAAGGAAGAAGAAAGAAGGGCAATGTTCTCTGCCGTTCTTTGCTTACCCTTGATATGGATTACGGTAGACCGGATATCTGGGAACAAATCAGTATGCTTTTCGATTTCAAATGCTGCGTTTACTCCACCCATAAGCATACACCGGAAAATCCGAGACTCAGGCTTATCGTTCCACTTGCTCGTGAAATCAGCGAAGAAGAATATGCAGCTGTTGGACGTATGGTGGCAAAAGAGATTGGTATTGATCTTTTCGATGATACGACATATGAAGCGCATCGCCTTATGTATTGGCCATCCACTTCCTCTAATGGTGAATTTGTCTATGAAGAGCAGGAGGGAGCATTACTTGACCCAGATGTTTATCTTTCAAAATATGAAAACTGGCGAGATACAACAACTTGGCCCGTATCAAGTAGGCAGTCTGAAGTGATTAATCGCAGTCTTAAAGAACAAGCAGATCCTCTTTTAAAGGAAGGTGTGGTAGGAACATTCTGTCGCGCCTATTCCGTTCGTGAGGCAATTGATAAATTTTTAGGTGCAGTTTATGAACCATCTGCAATGGAAGGACGCTATGACTATATTCCAGCTGACAGTAGTGCGGGTGTCATTATCTACGATGATAAATTTGCATACAGCCACCATGCTACTGATCCAGCAAGTGGCCTGCTTCTTAATGCTTTTGATCTCGTTCGTATTCATAAATTCGGTTCTTTAGATGATAGAGCTTCTACTACTACGGCTCCTGGAAAGATGCCGTCTTTTGTGGCAATGTGCGAGTTTGCTATAAAAGATGAAGCGGTAAAGGCTGAGTTTGCTAAGGAAAGACAGGCCCAGGCTGAAGAAGAGTTTAGTAATGAAGATTGGCAGACTGGTTTGGAATTGGATAAGCAAGGTCGGATAAAAGACACTTTGGACAACATCGTCCTGATTATTCGGCATGATGAGGATTTACAGCATATAGCTTTCAACTGCCACCGTGATGGTATTGATGCCAAGGGTGGTCTGCCTTGGGAGCAGATTAAATGTGGCTGGAATGATTCAGACAATGCACTTCTTAAGGTTTACTTAAGCAGCAAATACGGAGTCTATTCTCCTACCAAGACCAAGGATGCTGTGTTAGCGGTAGCATCAGAACGAGCCTACCATCCTGTTAAGGAGTATCTGGACTCCCTGCCAAAATGGGATGGTATTAGTCGAGTAGAAAAACTACTCATTGATTATTTCGGTGCAACAGATAATTCCTATACAAAAGCAGTCATCCGCAAAACGATGGTTGCAGCGGTAGCCCGCATTTTTAGACCAGGTACAAAGTTTGATAGTGTTCTAATCTTAAACGGTCCTCAAGGCATCGGTAAATCAACCTTCTTTGCCAAACTTGCTGGAGACTGGTTTTCCGATAGTTTGACTATTACAGATATGAAGGATAAATCTGGGGCTGAGAAACTTCAGGGATATTGGTTGCTGGAACTGGGTGAGCTTGCTGGAATGCGTAAGACGGATGTGGAGGTTGTGAAGTCCTTTATTTCAAGGGCGGATGATAAGTACCGTGCAAGTTATGGAGTCAACGTGGAAAGCCATCCCCGTCAGTGTGTGATTGTAGGTTCTACGAATGCAGAAAGCGGATTTCTTCGAGATATTACGGGCAACCGCAGATTTTGGCCAGTCCGCATTAGCGGCAACGGTAAAAAGAAAGCTTGGCAGATGACCAAAGAGGAAGTACAGCAGATTTGGGCAGAGGCACTAGTGCTTTATGAGAAGGGCGAAAAACTCTACCTTGAAGGTGATGATGTATCCATGGCAACTAGTGAACAGGCTGATGCTATGGAAACAGATGAACGAGAAGGACTGGTTCGTACCTACCTGGATACGCTCTTGCCGGATGATTGGGACACGATGTCTTTGTACGAGCGTAGAAATTTCCTCGGCGGTAGCGAATTTGGCGGCGGCACCCGTGTTGGAACAGTAAAAAGGACCCTTGTCTGCAATATGGAGATTTGGTGTGAGTGTTTCGGCAAAGAGGCATCAATGTTAAAACCATCAGATTCCTATGCTATCGGTGCCATTATGAGAAAGATCAGTGAGTGGAACAAGTACACTGGGAACAAGAATGGTATTGTAACGTTTCCTGTCTACGGAAAGCAACGAGCTTATTCCCGAGTCGAGGAACAACGCTAA
- a CDS encoding HNH endonuclease, translating into MHHILPLARGGTHDRSNLMALCTPCHSAITARDGDRWGTR; encoded by the coding sequence GTGCATCACATTCTTCCTCTTGCAAGAGGAGGGACTCACGATAGAAGTAATCTGATGGCTCTTTGTACTCCTTGCCACTCTGCAATCACAGCAAGAGATGGGGACCGTTGGGGAACCCGGTAG
- a CDS encoding DUF7768 domain-containing protein, translating into MGINKFNHEGYHDPTPHEALTNIMRKEKAEKKSAFKPLVYICSPYSGDVEGNIKKARSFCRFALDLNCIPIAPHLMFPQFMDDENPEERELAIFMDIVLMGKCFEVWVLGNTISSGMARKIEVAKKRRQTVRYFNPEHEEVESL; encoded by the coding sequence ATGGGGATCAACAAATTTAACCATGAAGGATACCATGACCCAACTCCCCATGAAGCACTGACCAACATAATGAGAAAGGAAAAGGCAGAGAAAAAATCTGCCTTTAAGCCGCTTGTATATATCTGTTCTCCCTATTCCGGTGATGTAGAAGGAAACATTAAAAAGGCTCGCAGTTTTTGCAGGTTTGCTCTAGACCTAAACTGTATCCCGATTGCTCCCCATCTTATGTTTCCTCAGTTTATGGATGATGAAAATCCCGAGGAACGGGAGCTTGCCATATTTATGGACATCGTGCTTATGGGTAAATGCTTCGAGGTGTGGGTGCTGGGCAATACCATCTCAAGCGGTATGGCGAGGAAAATTGAAGTAGCCAAGAAACGCAGACAAACGGTCAGGTATTTTAATCCGGAGCATGAGGAGGTTGAAAGCTTATGA
- a CDS encoding TetR/AcrR family transcriptional regulator: MPKIVDHDEKRKQIAEAAWNIIRKEGVEKASIRRVAAEAGMSSGALRHYFSTQDEMLLFIMNYYLEEGKKRSQNKEWSENPVQAVEEVLLELVPIDEEKKIETSVWWILALRSLTSDTIKDKKDEMTDGTYELANSMIEILALKGVLSDSMNAELEKSRLTALIEGLSIHALLRPDVYSPEKVKEVIRYHLETLCNKIN, encoded by the coding sequence ATGCCAAAAATTGTTGATCATGATGAAAAGCGCAAACAAATTGCTGAGGCTGCATGGAATATTATTAGGAAAGAAGGGGTTGAGAAAGCGTCTATACGAAGAGTTGCAGCTGAGGCAGGGATGTCTTCTGGTGCGTTAAGACATTATTTTTCAACTCAAGATGAAATGTTATTATTTATTATGAATTACTACTTAGAAGAAGGGAAAAAACGTTCTCAAAATAAAGAATGGTCAGAAAACCCAGTGCAGGCAGTAGAAGAAGTTTTATTAGAGCTAGTACCAATAGATGAAGAAAAGAAAATTGAAACGAGCGTTTGGTGGATTCTTGCATTACGTTCACTTACAAGTGATACAATAAAGGACAAAAAAGATGAAATGACGGACGGTACATATGAATTAGCAAATTCAATGATTGAAATCTTAGCTCTAAAAGGCGTATTATCAGATTCAATGAATGCAGAATTAGAAAAGAGTAGGTTAACGGCATTAATAGAGGGATTGTCAATTCATGCTTTATTAAGACCTGATGTATACTCTCCAGAAAAGGTGAAGGAAGTTATTCGTTATCATTTAGAGACACTCTGCAATAAAATCAATTAA